The proteins below are encoded in one region of Betaproteobacteria bacterium:
- a CDS encoding YebC/PmpR family DNA-binding transcriptional regulator → MAGHSKWANIQHRKGRQDEKRGAAFSKIAKEITVAAKMGGGDINFNPRLRVAVDKAKGVNMPKDKIDTAIKKGTGELEGVEYIEIRYEGYGIGGAAIMVDCLTDNKVRTVAEVRHAFSKFGGNMGSDGCVAFQFKHCGQMIFAPGTDEAALMDAAIEAGADDVASNDDGSIEVLTPPNDYMAVKDALEAAGFKPEFGEVTMKPEGENVFAGDEGVRMQKLLDALENLDDVQEIYTTAVIED, encoded by the coding sequence ATGGCTGGTCATTCCAAGTGGGCCAATATCCAGCACCGTAAAGGTCGCCAGGACGAGAAGCGCGGTGCCGCCTTCTCCAAGATTGCCAAGGAAATCACTGTTGCCGCCAAGATGGGCGGCGGCGACATCAACTTCAACCCGCGCCTGCGCGTGGCGGTGGACAAGGCCAAGGGCGTCAATATGCCCAAGGACAAGATCGATACCGCGATCAAGAAGGGCACGGGCGAACTGGAAGGCGTCGAGTACATCGAGATCCGCTACGAAGGCTACGGCATCGGCGGCGCGGCGATCATGGTCGACTGCCTGACCGACAACAAGGTGCGTACGGTGGCCGAAGTTCGCCACGCGTTTTCCAAGTTCGGCGGCAACATGGGTTCGGACGGTTGCGTGGCTTTCCAGTTCAAGCACTGCGGCCAGATGATCTTTGCGCCGGGCACCGACGAAGCGGCGCTGATGGATGCTGCCATCGAAGCCGGCGCCGACGACGTGGCGAGCAATGACGACGGTTCGATCGAAGTCCTGACCCCGCCGAACGACTACATGGCGGTCAAGGATGCGCTGGAAGCTGCCGGTTTCAAGCCGGAGTTCGGCGAAGTGACGATGAAGCCGGAAGGTGAAAACGTCTTTGCCGGCGATGAAGGTGTGCGCATGCAGAAATTGCTCGACGCGCTTGAAAACCTCGACGACGTGCAGGAAATCTACACCACGGCGGTCATCGAAGACTGA
- a CDS encoding DMT family transporter, with product MERFYPFLFVFLWSTGFIGAKFGLPYAEPLSFLLTRYGLVIALMTVLALVTRAPWPEKARDWLHIGVSGVLVHAVYLGGVFVAIKHGLPAGVTALVVGMQPLLTAFGAGWLLGEKVSARQWGGLGLGFVGVGMVVSGKLGDGALGPMLIPAVVALLGITAGTLYQKRYCPKFDLRTGSIIQFVPTALVTAIAVAIFENYRIEWNGQFIFALGWLVLVLSLGAITLLNLLIRSGSAVNVATLFYLTPPTTALIAFFIFGENLSLTAALGMVVAVSGVYVVARAK from the coding sequence ATGGAACGCTTCTACCCTTTTCTCTTCGTATTTTTGTGGAGCACCGGCTTCATTGGCGCCAAGTTCGGCTTGCCCTACGCCGAGCCACTTTCCTTTCTGCTGACGCGCTATGGCCTGGTGATCGCGCTGATGACGGTGCTGGCGCTAGTGACCCGTGCTCCGTGGCCGGAGAAGGCGCGCGACTGGCTGCACATCGGGGTTTCCGGCGTTCTGGTTCATGCGGTTTATCTGGGTGGTGTTTTTGTCGCCATCAAGCATGGCTTGCCGGCCGGGGTGACGGCGCTGGTTGTCGGCATGCAGCCCTTGTTGACTGCTTTTGGCGCCGGCTGGCTGCTCGGCGAGAAAGTGAGCGCTCGCCAATGGGGTGGGCTGGGGCTGGGTTTTGTCGGTGTCGGCATGGTCGTTTCCGGCAAGCTGGGCGATGGTGCCTTGGGCCCGATGCTGATTCCAGCGGTCGTCGCCCTGCTTGGCATCACGGCCGGTACGTTGTACCAGAAGCGTTATTGCCCCAAGTTCGACCTGCGCACCGGCTCGATCATCCAGTTCGTGCCGACGGCATTGGTGACGGCGATTGCGGTGGCGATCTTTGAGAATTACCGCATCGAGTGGAACGGCCAGTTCATCTTTGCGTTGGGCTGGCTGGTGCTGGTTCTCTCTCTTGGCGCGATCACGCTGCTGAATCTGTTGATCCGCAGCGGCAGCGCGGTGAATGTCGCCACCCTGTTTTACCTGACGCCGCCGACTACCGCGCTGATTGCGTTTTTCATTTTTGGCGAAAATTTGTCGTTGACCGCAGCATTGGGTATGGTCGTCGCCGTGAGCGGTGTTTATGTGGTCGCGCGGGCAAAATAG
- the ruvC gene encoding crossover junction endodeoxyribonuclease RuvC gives MITPRILGIDPGLRVTGFGVIELQGKELVYVASGCIKSNDKESLPERIKTLFAGISEVIATYQPNQAAVEKVFVNVNPQSTLLLGQARGAAISALVHAALPVAEYTALQTKQAVVGHGKAAKEQVQEMIVRLLKLPGAPAADAADALACAICHAHGGQGLGAMATAGYRVRGGRLIG, from the coding sequence ATGATCACCCCGCGCATCCTTGGTATCGACCCTGGCCTGCGGGTAACCGGGTTTGGCGTCATTGAGCTGCAGGGCAAGGAACTGGTTTATGTCGCCAGTGGCTGCATCAAGTCCAACGACAAGGAGTCCTTGCCTGAGCGTATCAAGACGCTGTTCGCCGGTATCAGCGAGGTCATTGCCACGTACCAGCCGAATCAGGCGGCGGTGGAAAAGGTGTTCGTCAACGTCAATCCGCAATCGACCTTGCTGCTCGGCCAGGCACGTGGCGCGGCGATCAGCGCACTGGTTCATGCGGCGCTGCCGGTGGCCGAATACACGGCGCTGCAGACCAAGCAAGCGGTCGTCGGGCACGGCAAGGCAGCCAAGGAGCAGGTGCAGGAGATGATTGTCCGGCTGTTGAAGCTGCCCGGCGCGCCAGCGGCAGACGCTGCGGATGCCCTCGCCTGCGCCATTTGCCACGCCCACGGTGGCCAGGGTTTGGGAGCGATGGCGACGGCCGGGTATCGTGTTCGTGGCGGGCGACTGATAGGATGA
- a CDS encoding VTT domain-containing protein, whose amino-acid sequence MEISQINQSLSQNAVIVVFINVLLQQIGLPLPAVPTLMLAGSLAATPGSLGMVLAAAIVASVIADWVWYAAGRAFGYRVLAGLCKLSLNPASCVSQTEARFLRWGISSLVIAKFIPGFSTVAPPIAGALRMQLPGFLLAAAAGASLWAGLALAAGWLMRDAVQAVMSSLEQRLGQAAPVVLVVFAIWLGWKLWQKYRFKKFSSIPHITVDELITAMNGESRPLLLDLRGATMIAETGPIPGAVVAEHDFLQDAVGDWPKHQPIVTLCACPEDAGAIQAARRLREDGYQSVRPLAGGYDAWIAAGKQ is encoded by the coding sequence ATCGAAATCTCGCAAATCAACCAGAGCCTGAGCCAGAACGCGGTCATCGTGGTCTTCATCAACGTGCTGTTGCAGCAGATCGGGCTGCCGTTGCCGGCGGTGCCGACGCTGATGCTGGCCGGCAGCCTGGCGGCAACGCCGGGTAGCCTGGGCATGGTGCTGGCCGCGGCCATTGTGGCCTCGGTGATTGCCGACTGGGTCTGGTATGCCGCCGGAAGAGCGTTTGGCTATCGGGTGCTGGCCGGGTTGTGCAAGCTGTCGCTTAATCCGGCTTCATGTGTCAGCCAGACCGAAGCGCGCTTCCTGCGCTGGGGCATTTCGTCGTTGGTTATCGCCAAATTCATCCCCGGCTTCTCGACCGTTGCGCCGCCAATTGCCGGCGCCTTGCGCATGCAGTTGCCGGGGTTTCTGCTGGCGGCCGCCGCTGGCGCGAGTCTGTGGGCTGGGTTGGCGCTTGCCGCCGGCTGGCTGATGCGCGATGCGGTTCAGGCGGTGATGAGTTCTCTGGAGCAACGCCTCGGGCAGGCCGCACCGGTTGTGCTGGTGGTGTTCGCTATTTGGCTCGGTTGGAAGCTGTGGCAAAAATACCGTTTCAAGAAATTCAGCAGCATTCCCCATATCACTGTCGACGAACTGATCACGGCAATGAATGGCGAATCGCGTCCCTTGCTGCTCGACTTGCGGGGGGCGACGATGATTGCTGAAACCGGTCCGATCCCGGGCGCCGTCGTCGCCGAGCATGATTTTCTGCAGGATGCCGTGGGCGATTGGCCCAAGCACCAGCCCATCGTCACGTTGTGCGCCTGTCCGGAAGATGCGGGGGCAATTCAGGCGGCGCGCCGCTTGCGCGAAGACGGCTATCAATCGGTCAGGCCGTTGGCCGGTGGCTACGATGCATGGATTGCAGCGGGGAAGCAATGA
- a CDS encoding BrnA antitoxin family protein, producing MKTEYDLSKMKSRKNPYASKLKKSVTMRLSEDVVAYFKSMALEAGVPYQSLINLYLRDCVTQRRQVQIAWPKAP from the coding sequence ATGAAAACCGAATACGATCTTTCCAAAATGAAGTCGCGTAAGAATCCTTACGCTTCGAAATTAAAGAAGTCGGTCACGATGCGGCTCTCCGAAGACGTCGTGGCTTATTTCAAAAGTATGGCTTTGGAAGCGGGTGTGCCGTACCAGAGCCTTATCAATCTTTACTTGCGGGACTGCGTGACCCAACGCCGCCAAGTGCAGATTGCGTGGCCGAAAGCGCCTTGA
- the ruvA gene encoding Holliday junction branch migration protein RuvA — MIGRLTGILAEKNPPQIVLDVNGVGYELDVPMSTFYNLPAAGEKAKLLTHFAVRDDGHYLYGFLTEAERFAFRQLLKVSGIGARTALSVLSGLSVGDLAAAVAQQELGRLIKIPGIGKKTAERLLLELKGKLADATGVSLHAAVDDSKQDISNALLALGYNEKEAASAMKQLPADIGTSDGIRAALKLLSKV, encoded by the coding sequence ATGATCGGAAGATTGACCGGCATCCTCGCCGAAAAGAACCCGCCGCAGATCGTGCTTGACGTCAATGGCGTCGGCTACGAACTCGATGTGCCGATGAGCACGTTCTACAACCTGCCGGCGGCGGGCGAGAAGGCCAAATTGCTGACGCATTTCGCGGTGCGCGACGATGGGCATTATCTGTACGGTTTTCTGACCGAAGCCGAGCGCTTTGCCTTTCGCCAGTTGCTGAAGGTATCCGGGATCGGTGCCCGTACTGCGCTGTCGGTACTGTCCGGTCTGTCGGTCGGCGATCTGGCCGCTGCCGTGGCGCAACAGGAACTGGGCCGGCTGATCAAGATTCCCGGAATCGGCAAAAAGACCGCAGAGCGCCTGCTGCTAGAGTTGAAGGGCAAGCTGGCCGATGCCACCGGCGTTTCGCTGCATGCTGCGGTCGACGACAGTAAGCAGGATATTTCCAATGCCCTGCTCGCCCTCGGCTACAACGAGAAGGAAGCCGCATCGGCCATGAAGCAGCTGCCGGCCGATATCGGTACTTCCGATGGCATCCGGGCGGCACTCAAACTGTTGTCCAAGGTGTGA
- a CDS encoding SRPBCC family protein, whose protein sequence is MPANTVQLHRVLRTSPERIYRAFLDADAMAKWLPPYGFTCKVLHMDARVGGTFRMTFTNFSTGNGHSFGGEYRELVPNERIAYSDRFDDPNLPGEMVTTVTLRAVVCGTELSIEQAGIPEMIPVEMCYLGWQESLAQLANLVEPVIPDNG, encoded by the coding sequence ATGCCGGCCAATACCGTTCAACTGCACCGCGTTCTTCGTACCTCACCCGAGCGCATTTATCGCGCTTTTCTGGATGCGGATGCGATGGCCAAATGGCTCCCGCCTTATGGTTTTACCTGCAAGGTGCTGCACATGGATGCGCGGGTGGGCGGGACTTTCCGGATGACTTTTACCAATTTCTCGACCGGCAACGGCCATTCGTTTGGTGGTGAATATCGCGAGCTGGTGCCAAATGAGCGGATTGCCTACAGCGACAGGTTTGACGACCCCAATCTGCCGGGTGAAATGGTGACGACGGTGACTTTGCGGGCGGTGGTTTGCGGTACGGAGCTGAGTATTGAGCAGGCCGGCATTCCCGAGATGATTCCGGTCGAGATGTGCTATCTCGGCTGGCAGGAGTCACTGGCGCAACTGGCGAATCTGGTTGAGCCGGTCATCCCGGATAATGGCTGA
- a CDS encoding AI-2E family transporter has translation MFSEDNPKRLAQIALIALLIVGCVSVLLPFIGAVLFSFVIWMCTWRIYSEKLLPRLGGRNSLGASLMTLLLVLVMLLPTLFLSGSLANGADSFIAFARQYIAQGMPADPPAFLSGLPLVGADIDETWHRLAGDREELNGLIKQLLAPARQLLLALGGIAANGLLQMALVLFVLFFLYRDGQAVANALYTAGRKLGGDLGEEMLDMARNTVVGVMLGIVGTAAAQGAVAMIGFLIAGVPAAVLLGCATFFLSMIPIGPPLIWGGAAAWLYNEGQTGWAIFMVLYGLLIISSIDNFVKPILIARGAGISILLIALGVLGGVLVFGFIGIFLGPVLLALGHMLFDRWTREEIPS, from the coding sequence ATGTTCAGCGAAGACAATCCCAAGCGTCTGGCCCAGATCGCACTGATTGCGCTGCTGATCGTTGGCTGCGTTTCGGTCTTGTTGCCATTTATTGGCGCCGTGCTTTTTTCGTTCGTGATCTGGATGTGCACCTGGCGTATTTATTCCGAAAAGCTCCTGCCCCGTTTGGGTGGGCGCAATTCGCTCGGCGCTTCCTTGATGACGTTGTTGTTGGTGCTGGTCATGTTGCTGCCGACGCTTTTCCTTTCCGGCTCGCTGGCCAATGGCGCCGACAGCTTCATCGCCTTCGCACGGCAATACATTGCCCAGGGCATGCCGGCCGACCCGCCTGCTTTTCTCAGTGGATTGCCGCTGGTGGGGGCTGATATAGACGAGACCTGGCATCGCCTGGCCGGTGATCGGGAAGAGCTGAATGGCCTGATCAAACAGTTGCTGGCGCCCGCCCGCCAGCTATTGCTGGCACTTGGTGGCATTGCCGCGAATGGACTGTTGCAGATGGCGCTGGTCCTATTTGTTCTATTTTTCCTGTACCGCGATGGTCAGGCCGTTGCCAATGCCTTGTATACCGCCGGGCGTAAACTCGGTGGTGATCTTGGCGAAGAAATGCTCGACATGGCTCGCAACACCGTGGTTGGCGTCATGCTCGGCATCGTCGGCACGGCCGCTGCCCAGGGGGCTGTGGCCATGATCGGATTTCTGATCGCCGGGGTGCCGGCGGCTGTCCTGCTGGGCTGTGCCACCTTCTTCCTGTCGATGATTCCGATCGGACCGCCGCTGATCTGGGGGGGCGCCGCGGCCTGGCTGTACAACGAAGGGCAGACCGGCTGGGCAATTTTCATGGTGCTCTATGGGCTTTTGATCATCAGCAGCATCGATAATTTTGTAAAACCAATCCTGATTGCGCGAGGCGCCGGTATTTCCATCCTGCTGATTGCCCTCGGTGTGCTGGGTGGTGTGCTGGTGTTCGGTTTCATCGGCATCTTTCTCGGGCCGGTACTGCTGGCGCTGGGACACATGCTGTTTGATCGATGGACGCGCGAGGAGATTCCCTCATGA
- a CDS encoding BrnT family toxin produces MITFDWDAAKASANVRKHGVSFEEAQSIFYDEFAVQFFDEEHSAEEERFLLLGMSTGARLLLVCHCERESGSVIRIISARKATKRESAFYGGETP; encoded by the coding sequence ATGATTACGTTTGATTGGGACGCAGCCAAGGCGTCGGCCAATGTCAGAAAACACGGCGTTTCCTTCGAGGAGGCGCAGTCGATTTTCTATGATGAATTTGCCGTTCAGTTCTTTGATGAGGAGCACTCCGCTGAAGAGGAGCGCTTTCTCTTGCTGGGTATGAGTACCGGCGCGCGGCTTCTACTTGTGTGCCATTGTGAACGGGAGTCCGGCAGCGTTATCCGAATCATTTCTGCGCGTAAAGCCACCAAGCGCGAGAGCGCGTTTTATGGAGGTGAGACACCATGA